A section of the Pristiophorus japonicus isolate sPriJap1 chromosome 4, sPriJap1.hap1, whole genome shotgun sequence genome encodes:
- the LOC139262223 gene encoding ferritin heavy chain-like: MASQVRQNYHQDSEDAVNKQINMELYSSYVYLSMSFYFDRDDVALRHFAEFFKEQSHENHEHAEKLLEFQNRRGGRIIMADIKKPEEDEWSNGLVVMQRALQMEKNVNQSLLDLHKLSTERSDPHLCDFLETHYLDEQVKMIKKLGDHITNLKRLGASENGLGEYLFNKHTLGE; this comes from the exons ATGGCTTCTCAAGTgcgtcagaactaccaccaggacagtgaggatgctgtcaacaagcagattaacatggagctctattcctcctatgtttatctctctatg tccttctactttgaccgggatgatgttgccctgcgtcactttgctgagttcttcaaggagcagtcacatgagaaccatgagcatgctgagaaactgttggaattccagaatcggcgtggaggACGGATCATCATGGCGGACATCAAG AAACCAGaggaggatgagtggagcaatggtctggtcgtgatgcagagagctctgcagatggagaagaatgtgaaccagagtctgctggatctgcacaaactctccactgagaggtcagaccctcat ttgtgtgacttcctggagacccattacttggatgaacaagtgaagatgatcaagaagcttggagatcacatcaccaacctgaagagactgggagcctctgagaatggcctgggagagtacctatttaacaagcacaccctgggggagTGA